The Paramisgurnus dabryanus chromosome 3, PD_genome_1.1, whole genome shotgun sequence genome includes a window with the following:
- the limd2 gene encoding LIM domain-containing protein 2, translating to MDNRNSSDDKPVQRSKSFSFKTQSETCASCEKTVYPMEKLVANNLIFHNTCFCCKHCNTKLSLGSYAALQGEFYCKPHFQQLFKSKGNYDEGFGRKQHKELWSSSKDAESITKTS from the exons ATG GACAACAGGAACTCGTCTGATGACAAGCCCGTTCAGCGCTCTAAG TCTTTCAGTTTCAAGACACAGAGCGAAACGTGCGCATCATGTGAAAAGACCGTGTACCCAATGGAGAAACTGGTGGCCAACAACCTCATTTTTCACAACACGTGCTTTTGCTGCAAGCACTGCAACACCAAACTCAg TCTGGGATCCTACGCTGCCTTGCAGGGGGAGTTCTACTGCAAGCCGCATTTCCAGCAGCTCTTCAAGAGTAAAGGAAACTATGACGAGGGCTTCGGCCGCAAGCAGCATAAGGAGCTCTGGTCCTCCTCCAAGGATGCTGAGAGCATCACCAAGACGTCATAA
- the zp3e gene encoding zona pellucida glycoprotein 3e, whose product MGQKQAGVGVVVLLLLFCLSEAQWRGRSAHNPSPTLLSLPSQMNVPQQSESGMPQFPQNNPILASQGFPSQIPVQTPVMSVGRPGQDPLGVQSKQFLQGPIEKLTWTFPRLPEEPEQPAVPFNLRQPISANSVAAHCGENSVYVEVMEDFFGTGKPQMASAFSLGGCTATGVDNTAQVLIFESELHGCNSMSTITGDELIYTFSLIYTPQDAGPVLRSSGAVVGIECHYPRMHNVSSNALMPTWVSYATTKVAEELLVFSLKLMTDDWRFERPSHQYFLGDFINIEASVMAYNHVPFRVFVDHCIATAVPDINAVPSYSFIENNGCLVDAKITGSSSHFLPRSQNDKLQFQLEAFRFQQENSGLVYITCVLKVAAASTPTNAAQKACSFATNRWVSADESDQVCGCCDSNCGTRIGSDQVIKDLRSESANIGPISVKEYGSGHL is encoded by the exons ATGGGGCAGAAGCAGGCTGGAGTTGGCGTAGTGGTGTTGCtacttttattttgcttgtctgaagcaCAATGGCGAGGAAGATCAGCTCATAATCCGAGCCCAACTTTGTTAAGTCTTCCGTCACAAATGAACGTTCCTCAGCAGAGTGAATCTGGGATGCCTCAGTTTCCCCAAAACAATCCAATTTTGGCTTCACAGGGGTTTCCTTCTCAGATTCCTGTGCAGACACCTGTTATGAGTGTGGGAAGGCCTGGTCAAGATCCTCTGGGTGTGCAGTCCAAACAGTTTTTGCAGGGTCCAATAGAAAAATTGACATGGACCTTTCCAAGACTACCAGAAGAACCTGAACAACCAGCAGTTCCATTTAATTTGCGGCAGCCTATTTCTGCTAACAGTGTAGCAGCTCATTGTGGTGAGAATTCTGTATATGTGGAAGTGATGGAGGACTTTTTTGGGACTGGGAAGCCACAAATGGCCTCTGCTTTTTCACTGGGAGGCTGTACTGCAACAGGGGTGGACAATACTGCTCAAGTGCTTATCTTTGAATCAGAACTGCATGGATGTAACAGCATGTCAACA ATAACTGGAGATGAGCTCATCTATACGTTCTCCCTCATCTACACCCCACAAGATGCTGGGCCTGTTTTACGAAGTAGTGGTGCAGTGGTTGGTATTGAGTGTCATTATCCAAG AATGCATAATGTAAGCAGCAATGCCTTGATGCCCACTTGGGTATCATATGCCACTACTAAAGTTGCAGAGGAACTTCTGGTATTCTCCCTCAAGCTCATGACTG ATGACTGGAGATTTGAGAGGCCTTCTCACCAGTACTTCCTGGGTGATTTCATAAATATTGAAGCCTCTGTGATGGCGTACAACCATGTTCCTTTCCGTGTGTTTGTGGATCACTGCATCGCTACTGCAGTCCCTGACATCAATGCGGTGCCCAGTTACTCCTTTATTGAGAATAATGG GTGTCTGGTTGATGCTAAGATCACTGGCTCCAGCTCTCACTTCTTGCCCCGAAGTCAAAACGACAAGCTGCAGTTTCAACTAGAGGCTTTTAGGTTCCAGCAAGAGAACAGTGGGCTG GTCTACATCACTTGTGTTCTGAAAGTGGCTGCAGCATCCACCCCTACTAATGCAGCGCAAAAGGCTTGCTCATTTGCTACTAATAG GTGGGTGTCTGCTGATGAATCGGACCAAGTGTGCGGCTGCTGTGACTCAAACTGTGGGACGAGGATTGGAAGTGATCAAGTTATCAAAG ATCTACGATCGGAGAGCGCAAACATTGGTCCTATCAGCGTGAAGGAATATGGCTCTGGCCATTTGTAA
- the LOC135760226 gene encoding zona pellucida sperm-binding protein 3-like, with translation MRLRLGVVRLVVVILVYFSEAQWQASSTHNQNSVNFSPQGLQQVPQQSEVLQRYKSNNPILTPIRFPSQLPGQDPMGVQSKQLLQGPAAKLTWRFPRLPEEPEQPAIPFQLRQPVPINSVAAQCRENSVYVEVMEDLFGTGHPLMVSGFTLGGCAAVGQDNTAQVIIFESELHDCGSKPTVTDNELIYTFSLTYTPQDALSGSPIVRSPSAMVGIECHYPRIHEVSSNALMPSWVPYAATKFAEELLIFSLKLMTDDWRFERPSHQYFLGDFINIEASVRLYNHVPFRVFVDHCIATAVPDINAVPSYSFIENNGCLVDAKITGSSSHFLPRTQNDKLQFQLEAFRFQQENSGLVYITCVLKVAAASTPTNAEQKACSFATNRWVSADESDQVCGCCDSNCGTRIGSDQALKDQRWESVSVGPITVKQYGSGQM, from the exons ATGCGGTTGAGGTTAGGAGTAGTTCGTTTGGTGGTTGTAATCTTGGTTTACTTCTCTGAAGCACAATGGCAAGCAAGCTCAACACATAACCAGAACTCCGTTAACTTTAGCCCTCAGGGACTACAGCAAGTTCCTCAGCAGAGTGAAGTTCTCCAAAGATATAAGTCCAACAACCCTATACTTACACCAATAAGGTTTCCTTCTCAATTACCTGGTCAAGATCCTATGGGTGTTCAGTCCAAACAGCTTTTACAAGGTCCAGCAGCAAAACTGACATGGAGGTTTCCAAGACTACCCGAAGAACCTGAACAGCCAGCGATTCCTTTTCAGTTGCGGCAGCCTGTCCCTATCAACAGTGTAGCAGCTCAATGTAGAGAGAATTCTGTGTATGTGGAAGTAATGGAGGACCTTTTTGGGACCGGGCATCCACTAATGGTCTCTGGTTTTACATTGGGAGGCTGTGCTGCAGTAGGGCAGGACAATACTGCTCAAGTGATTATATTTGAATCAGAACTGCATGACTGTGGAAGCAAACCAACA GTGACTGACAATGAGCTCATTTATACCTTCTCCCTTACTTACACTCCCCAAGATGCATTAAGTGGTAGTCCGATTGTCAGAAGCCCTAGCGCAATGGTTGGTATTGAGTGTCATTATCCAAG AATCCATGAAGTGAGCAGCAATGCCTTAATGCCCTCTTGGGTGCCATATGCCGCTACTAAGTTTGCAGAAGAACTTTTGATCTTTTCTCTCAAGCTCATGACTG ATGACTGGAGATTTGAGAGGCCTTCTCACCAGTATTTCCTGGGTGATTTCATAAATATTGAAGCCTCAGTGAGGCTGTACAACCATGTTCCTTTCCGTGTGTTTGTGGATCACTGCATTGCTACTGCAGTCCCTGACATTAATGCTGTGCCCAGTTACTCCTTTATTGAGAATAATGG TTGTCTGGTTGATGCTAAGATCACTGGCTCCAGCTCTCACTTCCTGCCCCGAACTCAAAACGACAAGCTGCAGTTTCAGCTAGAGGCTTTCAGGTTCCAGCAAGAGAACAGTGGGCTG GTCTACATCACTTGTGTTCTGAAAGTGGCTGCAGCATCCACCCCTACTAATGCAGAGCAAAAGGCTTGCTCATTTGCTACTAATAG GTGGGTGTCTGCTGACGAATCTGACCAGGTGTGTGGCTGCTGTGACTCAAATTGTGGTACGAGGATTGGAAGTGATCAAGCCCTCAAAG ACCAACGGTGGGAGAGCGTATCGGTTGGACCCATCACCGTCAAGCAATATGGTTCTGGACAAATGTAA
- the ddx42 gene encoding ATP-dependent RNA helicase DDX42 isoform X2 → MAENPTAGLTQEEDEEEIDYDSDGNPIAPITKKIIMPLPPIDHSEIDYPPFEKNFYIEHEEISSLTGVGVVELRQKLNLKVSGAAPPKPATSFAHFTFDEPLMNQIRKSEYTQPTPIQCQGVPIALSGRDMIGIAKTGSGKTAAFIWPMLVHIMDQKELEQGEGPIAVVVCPTRELCQQIHAECKRFGKVYGLRSVAVYGGGSMWEQAKALQEGAEIVVCTPGRLIDHVKKKATSLQRVTYLVFDEADRMFDMGFEYQVRSIASHVRPDRQTLLFSATFRKKIEKLARDILVDPIRVVQGDIGEANEDVTQIVEVLQSGQEKWGWLTRRLVEFTSAGSVLVFVTKKTNSDELATNLTQEGYSVGLLHGDMDQSERNKVIADFKKKNLPVLVATDVAARGLDIPSIRTVVNYDVARDIDTHTHRIGRTGRAGEKGVAYTLLTTKDTSFAGDLVRNLEGANQSVSKDLMDLAMQNPWFRKSRFKGGKGKKINIGGGGLGYRERPGLGSDTSERSSGGALSNYEAYKPSTGAMGDRMSAMKQAFQAQYKNHFVAASGVPPKLTTKSNSSSGWTSAGSLSSVPSGAPEGPDRPNLSFSPSSSSSSSSFMSMPPPPALSSGTKMSGFSSAGSLSSLSDSYSSSSSKEGSRSDRGADDRGRHGDSHYRHGDRHSGGDRDRYGERDRHSDSHRDRHGDSRNGDGSHRDREGRSDRDAGDRSGTHKESFAVPDAPKRKKSRWDN, encoded by the exons ATGGCAGAGAACCCAACAGCAGGGCTGACCCAAGAAGAAGATGAGGAAGAAATAGATTATGATAGCGATGGAAACCCAATTGCTCCTATTACCAAGAAGATTATTATGCCCCTGCCCCCCATAGACCACTCTGAG attgaTTATCCTCCCTTTGAGAAGAACTTTTATATTGAGCATGAGGAAATCAGCAGTCTTACTGGGGTTGGAGTGGTGGAATTGAGGCAGAAGCTTAACCTGAAG GTATCGGGTGCAGCCCCTCCTAAACCAGCCACTAGTTTTGCCCACTTCACGTTTGACGAGCCACTTATGAACCAGATCCGTAAATCGGAGTACACTCAACCTACACCCATCCAGTGCCAG GGTGTTCCTATAGCTTTGAGTGGCAGAGACATGATTGGCATTGCCAAAACTGGCAGTGGAAAGACTGCGGCTTTCATTTGGCCAATGCTGGTGCACATTATGGACCAGAAGGAATTGGAACAGGGAGAGGGACCCATCGCTGTGGTTGTTTGCCCCACCAGAGAGCTCTGTCAACAG ATCCATGCTGAGTGCAAGCGCTTTGGGAAAGTCTATGGCCTACGCTCAGTGGCAGTGTATGGAGGAGGCAGCATGTGGGAGCAAGCCAAAGCCTTACAGGAAGGAGCTGAAATTGTTGTCTGCACCCCA GGTCGTCTAATCGATCATGTTAAGAAGAAAGCTACATCACTGCAGCGAGTGACCTACCTGGTGTTTGATGAAGCTGATCGCATGTTCGACATGGGTTTTG AATACCAAGTGAGATCCATCGCCAGTCATGTCAGGCCTGATAGACAGA CTCTGTTGTTCAGTGCAACATTTCGGAAGAAAATTGAAAAGCTGGCCCGGGATATTTTAGTTGATCCGATCCGTGTTGTGCAAGGAGACATTGGAGAG GCTAATGAAGATGTTACTCAAATAGTGGAAGTTCTGCAGTCGGGGCAGGAGAAGTGGGGGTGGCTGACACGCAGACTGGTGGAGTTCACCTCAGCTGGTTCTGTGCTGGTTTTTGTCACTAAGAAAACCAACTCTGATGAACTTGCTACAAACTTGACACAGGAAGGTTACAGTGTCGGGCTGCTTCATGGTGACATGGACCAGAGCGAGAGAAACAAAGTCATTGCTGACTTCAAAAAGAAGAACCTACCTGTATTAGTTGCTACTGATGTAGCTG CTCGAGGATTGGATATCCCATCCATCCGTACAGTAGTGAACTACGACGTGGCAAGAGACATTGACACGCACACGCATCGAATCGGCAGAACGGGACGTGCGGGGGAGAAAGGTGTGGCTTACACTCTGCTTACCACCAAAGACACTTCGTTTGCTGGTGATCTGGTTCGCAATTTAGAGGGAGCCAATCAGAGTGTTTCAAAGGACCTGATGGACCTGGCAATGCAG AATCCCTGGTTTAGAAAATCCCGCTTTAAGGGTGGCAAAGGGAAAAAGATAAACATTGGAGGTGGTGGCCTCGGATACAGAGAGAGACCTGGTCTTGGATCTGATACCAGT GAACGCAGTAGTGGTGGTGCTCTCAGCAACTATGAAGCTTACAAACCTTCCACCGGAGCCATGGGAGACCGCATGTCTGCCATGAAGCAAGCATTTCAG GCTCAGTATAAAAATCATTTTGTGGCAGCATCTGGTGTTCCACCTAAACTCACCACAAAGTCCAACAGCTCTTCTGGGTGGACCAGTGCAGGAAGCCTGAGTTCTGTGCCTTCAGGAGCACCTGAGGGGCCTGACAGACCCAACCTTTCCTTCTCaccttcatcatcatcatcttcctctTCCTTTATGTCCATGCCACCACCCCCTGCCCTCAGCTCGGGCACAAAGATGAGTGGATTCAGCAGCGCCGGCTCTTTAAGCTCTTTGTCAGACTCTTACTCGAGCTCTTCTTCAAAAGAGGGGTCCCGTAGCGATAGGGGTGCCGATGACAGGGGTCGTCATGGGGATAGTCATTATCGTCACGGTGACAGGCACAGTGGTGGAGACCGTGATCGCTATGGGGAAAGGGACCGTCATAGTGATAGCCACAGAGATCGTCATGGTGACAGTCGAAACGGTGACGGAAGTCATAGGGACAGAGAGGGACGGTCAGACAGAGATGCGGGGGATAGGTCAGGGACTCATAAAGAAAGCTTTGCCGTTCCTGATGCCCCCAAACGTAAGAAAAGTAGATGGGACAATTAG
- the ddx42 gene encoding ATP-dependent RNA helicase DDX42 isoform X1, giving the protein MNWNKGGPSGKRGFGFGGFSLATGKKEEPRVPQNAHSAFGSGPSGGYGKNQQLSSFYKIGSKRANFDEENAYFEDDEEESSSTDLPYIPAENSPTRKQFQSGGGGGGGSDSEDDPLDAFMAEVEDQAAKDMKKLEEKEKEKAKGIRDDIEEEDEQEAYFRYMAENPTAGLTQEEDEEEIDYDSDGNPIAPITKKIIMPLPPIDHSEIDYPPFEKNFYIEHEEISSLTGVGVVELRQKLNLKVSGAAPPKPATSFAHFTFDEPLMNQIRKSEYTQPTPIQCQGVPIALSGRDMIGIAKTGSGKTAAFIWPMLVHIMDQKELEQGEGPIAVVVCPTRELCQQIHAECKRFGKVYGLRSVAVYGGGSMWEQAKALQEGAEIVVCTPGRLIDHVKKKATSLQRVTYLVFDEADRMFDMGFEYQVRSIASHVRPDRQTLLFSATFRKKIEKLARDILVDPIRVVQGDIGEANEDVTQIVEVLQSGQEKWGWLTRRLVEFTSAGSVLVFVTKKTNSDELATNLTQEGYSVGLLHGDMDQSERNKVIADFKKKNLPVLVATDVAARGLDIPSIRTVVNYDVARDIDTHTHRIGRTGRAGEKGVAYTLLTTKDTSFAGDLVRNLEGANQSVSKDLMDLAMQNPWFRKSRFKGGKGKKINIGGGGLGYRERPGLGSDTSERSSGGALSNYEAYKPSTGAMGDRMSAMKQAFQAQYKNHFVAASGVPPKLTTKSNSSSGWTSAGSLSSVPSGAPEGPDRPNLSFSPSSSSSSSSFMSMPPPPALSSGTKMSGFSSAGSLSSLSDSYSSSSSKEGSRSDRGADDRGRHGDSHYRHGDRHSGGDRDRYGERDRHSDSHRDRHGDSRNGDGSHRDREGRSDRDAGDRSGTHKESFAVPDAPKRKKSRWDN; this is encoded by the exons ATGAACTGGAACAAGGGAGGACCGAGTGGCAAGCGAGGCTTCGGATTCGGGGGATTCTCCCTCGCGACTGGGAAGAAAGAGGAACCCCGTGTGCCCCAGAATGCACATTCTGCATTTGGCTCAGGACCGTCTGGTGGATATGGCAAGAATCAACAGCTTTCGTCATTTTACAAAATAGGGTCAAAAAGAGCTAATTTTGACGAGGAGAATGC ATATTTTGAGGATGATGAAGAGGAGTCTAGCAGTACAGATCTGCCATATATACCAGCCGAGAACTCGCCAACAAGGAAGCAGTTTCAGTCGGGAGGAGGTGGAGGAGGAGGTTCAGACAGTGAGGATGATCCTCTTGATGCTTTTATGGCTGAGGTGGAG GACCAAGCAGCGAAGGACATGAAGAAACTtgaagagaaagaaaaagagaaggcCAA GGGTATACGAGATGACATCGAAGAGGAAGATGAACAA GAAGCATATTTTCGTTACATGGCAGAGAACCCAACAGCAGGGCTGACCCAAGAAGAAGATGAGGAAGAAATAGATTATGATAGCGATGGAAACCCAATTGCTCCTATTACCAAGAAGATTATTATGCCCCTGCCCCCCATAGACCACTCTGAG attgaTTATCCTCCCTTTGAGAAGAACTTTTATATTGAGCATGAGGAAATCAGCAGTCTTACTGGGGTTGGAGTGGTGGAATTGAGGCAGAAGCTTAACCTGAAG GTATCGGGTGCAGCCCCTCCTAAACCAGCCACTAGTTTTGCCCACTTCACGTTTGACGAGCCACTTATGAACCAGATCCGTAAATCGGAGTACACTCAACCTACACCCATCCAGTGCCAG GGTGTTCCTATAGCTTTGAGTGGCAGAGACATGATTGGCATTGCCAAAACTGGCAGTGGAAAGACTGCGGCTTTCATTTGGCCAATGCTGGTGCACATTATGGACCAGAAGGAATTGGAACAGGGAGAGGGACCCATCGCTGTGGTTGTTTGCCCCACCAGAGAGCTCTGTCAACAG ATCCATGCTGAGTGCAAGCGCTTTGGGAAAGTCTATGGCCTACGCTCAGTGGCAGTGTATGGAGGAGGCAGCATGTGGGAGCAAGCCAAAGCCTTACAGGAAGGAGCTGAAATTGTTGTCTGCACCCCA GGTCGTCTAATCGATCATGTTAAGAAGAAAGCTACATCACTGCAGCGAGTGACCTACCTGGTGTTTGATGAAGCTGATCGCATGTTCGACATGGGTTTTG AATACCAAGTGAGATCCATCGCCAGTCATGTCAGGCCTGATAGACAGA CTCTGTTGTTCAGTGCAACATTTCGGAAGAAAATTGAAAAGCTGGCCCGGGATATTTTAGTTGATCCGATCCGTGTTGTGCAAGGAGACATTGGAGAG GCTAATGAAGATGTTACTCAAATAGTGGAAGTTCTGCAGTCGGGGCAGGAGAAGTGGGGGTGGCTGACACGCAGACTGGTGGAGTTCACCTCAGCTGGTTCTGTGCTGGTTTTTGTCACTAAGAAAACCAACTCTGATGAACTTGCTACAAACTTGACACAGGAAGGTTACAGTGTCGGGCTGCTTCATGGTGACATGGACCAGAGCGAGAGAAACAAAGTCATTGCTGACTTCAAAAAGAAGAACCTACCTGTATTAGTTGCTACTGATGTAGCTG CTCGAGGATTGGATATCCCATCCATCCGTACAGTAGTGAACTACGACGTGGCAAGAGACATTGACACGCACACGCATCGAATCGGCAGAACGGGACGTGCGGGGGAGAAAGGTGTGGCTTACACTCTGCTTACCACCAAAGACACTTCGTTTGCTGGTGATCTGGTTCGCAATTTAGAGGGAGCCAATCAGAGTGTTTCAAAGGACCTGATGGACCTGGCAATGCAG AATCCCTGGTTTAGAAAATCCCGCTTTAAGGGTGGCAAAGGGAAAAAGATAAACATTGGAGGTGGTGGCCTCGGATACAGAGAGAGACCTGGTCTTGGATCTGATACCAGT GAACGCAGTAGTGGTGGTGCTCTCAGCAACTATGAAGCTTACAAACCTTCCACCGGAGCCATGGGAGACCGCATGTCTGCCATGAAGCAAGCATTTCAG GCTCAGTATAAAAATCATTTTGTGGCAGCATCTGGTGTTCCACCTAAACTCACCACAAAGTCCAACAGCTCTTCTGGGTGGACCAGTGCAGGAAGCCTGAGTTCTGTGCCTTCAGGAGCACCTGAGGGGCCTGACAGACCCAACCTTTCCTTCTCaccttcatcatcatcatcttcctctTCCTTTATGTCCATGCCACCACCCCCTGCCCTCAGCTCGGGCACAAAGATGAGTGGATTCAGCAGCGCCGGCTCTTTAAGCTCTTTGTCAGACTCTTACTCGAGCTCTTCTTCAAAAGAGGGGTCCCGTAGCGATAGGGGTGCCGATGACAGGGGTCGTCATGGGGATAGTCATTATCGTCACGGTGACAGGCACAGTGGTGGAGACCGTGATCGCTATGGGGAAAGGGACCGTCATAGTGATAGCCACAGAGATCGTCATGGTGACAGTCGAAACGGTGACGGAAGTCATAGGGACAGAGAGGGACGGTCAGACAGAGATGCGGGGGATAGGTCAGGGACTCATAAAGAAAGCTTTGCCGTTCCTGATGCCCCCAAACGTAAGAAAAGTAGATGGGACAATTAG